The genomic window CCACCGCACCGGGCGACGAGCATTTCATGCTGCCGGTGAACGACGCGGATGAGGAAACGGTGCGCCGCGAGTATCTGCCCCCCTTCATCGCGGCCATCGAGGCGGGAACCGACGCCATCATGACCACCCACGCCGTCTATCGCGCCTGGGAGGATACCCTCCCCTCCACGTTCAGCCGCCGCATCGTGACCGACCTTCTGCGGGATGAACTCGCTTTCGACGGCCTCATCATGACCGACGACCTCAACATGGGGTCGATCACCCTCACGGAATGGGACGAAGCGCCCGACGTACTGGCCTTCGCCGCGGGCGTTGACGTGATCCTTGACTGTTTTGGCAACGGTGAGTCCATGTTCGGCTACGCGAACGGCAATCTCGCATGGCCTTATCGAGTTGCGGAGCAGGTGGACACGGTGGTGGCCGCCGTGGAAAGCGGGCGTCTGAACGAGGCGTCGATCGACGAATCGGTGCGGCGCGTGCTGCGCACGAAGATGAAATATTGCCTCTTTGAAAATCCCTTCCCCGATAAAAACGAAGCCAAGCGCGTCGTGGGGAGTCAGGATCACGCGGCGGAATCGCGCCGCCTCCACGAGCGGGCAATCACTCTGGTGCGGGACGATGCGCATCTGCTGCCCCTGCCGGACGACGGGTCCGCCCGCGTGCATGTGGTGTGCCCCGCATTTGCCCAACTCGAGATGTATCCCGATGGGGCTTGGGGCAACATCGCTTCGACGGATCTGCTGCAGGAAATGAAGCGCCTTGCGCCTGACACGACCGGTGACGTGTTTCTCGTCAGCCCGTGGCCCCTCAATGCCGACCGCATCGTGGAGCGGGCGGAAGAATCGGACGCGGACGTTCTCGTCATTGGGACCTATAACGCCGCGAGCTACGAGTCGCAGATTGATCTCGTCCGCCGCCTGCTCGATCTGGATAAGCCGACGGTTGTCGCCGCGCTGGCCATGCCCTACGACCTTGTGGCATTCCCCGATGCTCCGACGTACATTGTGACCTACAGCAATCGGGATATGGCGCTGGCGACACTGGCTCGGATTCTTCTGGGCCGGTCGGAAGCGGAAGGACGGCTACCGGTCTCGATCCCCGGCTTGTACGACATCGGTTGGAGTGTCGGATACGCGCCTTGAAGCTGCCGCGGTTTTATTTCGCTTCCGCACGGTTTTTCCGACAAAGTGTGGGTAGGCTGGAAATTTACTAAAAAATTATCGAATCGCGCCACATCAATATCGCAAACATCATAATATTGATAAACATCAACGGAATAAGAGCAAGCAGCAATAAGCGGAACCGCCACCGATTGTGGCGGATATATCCAAATAGCACCGTGATGCCGAGAATCAGGACGAGGCCCAACGCACCGGCCGCCGTCCAGATGTGATTCGTCGTCCATACGGCTACGTGCGTGGTGAGCGGCCACATGCCGCCCCAATCGCCCATCATTTTTCCGTAGTACGATCCCCATCCGACGAAGGCGAAAAAGCCGATGGCAACGAGTAGCAAATCGACCCACATCAGCTGCACGCACCCCGGGCTGACCGGCTCGCGATTCGGCGGATTCAACAAGCCTCGGTAATCACTTCGCATGTCACAGGCCCCAGGTTGGAGTGACCATGGCCCCTCGTTTCTCTTCATGAGGATTGTTTCTCATTCCGTACCACACCGCAAACCATACATAAAAAACCCGAAGCCAGGCGGCTCCGGGTTCGTGAAGGTATCGCGTACGAGGATCTAGTGATCTTCTTCGGGGAAATCCGGCAGGCGGTAGAGCACCGGCATGCGGTTCATCACCCACTTGAACACGAGGACGCCGAC from Candidatus Lernaella stagnicola includes these protein-coding regions:
- a CDS encoding glycoside hydrolase family 3 N-terminal domain-containing protein, which translates into the protein MLSLCLFAFCFACGGADDNDDSAEITGDDDTGAENDEMEANDFGPRFCKVDEEKVEDVLAGMTLREKVAQLYFVGMQLTPWFDLPETQALVRDLGVGGAYIQAVIGVGFSTEWSVANINRLQSMALSRENPIPLIITIDDEGGIPQALNAMMGGTDEPGNMGLGATFDPDATYASHRTIGQELRALGINASCGPVAELMNRHDEYSMYTRCFGESSEEVSQHVAQAVRGLQGRLVMATAKHFPSHATAPGDEHFMLPVNDADEETVRREYLPPFIAAIEAGTDAIMTTHAVYRAWEDTLPSTFSRRIVTDLLRDELAFDGLIMTDDLNMGSITLTEWDEAPDVLAFAAGVDVILDCFGNGESMFGYANGNLAWPYRVAEQVDTVVAAVESGRLNEASIDESVRRVLRTKMKYCLFENPFPDKNEAKRVVGSQDHAAESRRLHERAITLVRDDAHLLPLPDDGSARVHVVCPAFAQLEMYPDGAWGNIASTDLLQEMKRLAPDTTGDVFLVSPWPLNADRIVERAEESDADVLVIGTYNAASYESQIDLVRRLLDLDKPTVVAALAMPYDLVAFPDAPTYIVTYSNRDMALATLARILLGRSEAEGRLPVSIPGLYDIGWSVGYAP